One genomic region from Quercus robur chromosome 4, dhQueRobu3.1, whole genome shotgun sequence encodes:
- the LOC126722345 gene encoding uncharacterized protein LOC126722345, with protein MGSKEIVVLFILLSYLYIFATSSPLQKALASSDSLQETHLGAKVAHSHDSSYIGNSGRSAIKHSSKFEHAAGGGSAGAGESGHNGGSSSPAQGGRNFIPVYVAGAANNRQNHHRGSGNCNQNSIGISTLVAVTVGSLITHFYLLK; from the exons ATGGGAAGTAAAGAAATAGTAGTGCTTTTCATATTACTCTCCTACCTTTATATTTTTGCAACTTCTAGTCCTCTTCAGAAGGCCTTGGCTTCTTCAG ATTCTTTGCAGGAAACTCACTTGGGAGCAAAAGTTGCACATAGTCATGACAGCAGTTATATTGGTAATAGTGGAAGAAGTGCTATAAAACATAGCAGCAAGTTTGAACATGCCGCCGGTGGTGGATCCGCTGGCGCTGGTGAGAGTGGACATAATGGTGGGTCAAGCTCACCTGCACAAGGAGGTAGAAATTTCATCCCAGTATATGTAGCAGGTGCCGCAAATAATCGTCAGAACCATCACCGTGGATCTGGCAACTGCAACCAAAACTCCATAGGAATTTCAACCTTGGTTGCAGTGACCGTGGGGTCTCTCATTACACATTTTTATTTGCTAAAATGA